The following are encoded together in the Cyanobacterium aponinum PCC 10605 genome:
- a CDS encoding PAS domain S-box protein: MIDYQPLTVSPGTKLSAVIALMSECNNHCSLLSNYSDECQRFSRGSCVLVIEKNKVKGIITERDILQYKALGLDLSETKAKKVMSSPVFSISPSASLWELQKQMETKKVRHLVCCNKRGELVGVVTQTSLLRSLNPIEMTNVIELLRDRIYKLENQLKVFAQFVNHEQSLEKIKSVNILMIEDNATTVEILKRRLGLESDYKFNVIHYSTLKEGKDAVTVYGRNYFNLVILDLNLTDSQGLSTLETFKENFPEIATIVLTAEYQKKVALNAIKKGAQDYLIKSIFLGQKNIEQDCFILPLLTAIERQEKENQIEKQNIEIYLANEKLKHSLNENKQIKKTLEDFNLLLNNRVKQKTSILRKIVDKLNQEIKERKQIEKNLTLSENKLDRIINDASEGILIVDSEGTIVFANAEATRILQKADENIIGNKFDIPIINNQPLDLTLVDKNGQQLFEEVRVSSTEWEGKLANLVILRNVSERIEYEQNLAENEEKFRQLAENIEEVFYIFDIQKNQLIYLSSVFQKIWGLSQQKVLKNPEIWLKSIHPSDYKNLTNHWLTNPTLIYDHYRENTEVEYRIIRPDKKIRWINHKSFTVKDKRGSIYRIVGILTDITELRQTQEYLQQLNRELEDKVDLHTRELLNFKSALDQSAIVTISDPYGNITYVNDQFCQISGYSQEELLGQNHRIVNSHYHPDEFWQEFWMTISQGNIWRGEVKNIKKNGGYFWVDMVVVPFFDHYQAISQYIAIRYDITERKEAQEIIERNLATFDVAADGLAILEGDRYIYMNRLHLEIFGYSSIEDLPENNWRCLYETDQINLIETEIFPLLMVNKKWTGEAIAKRKDGTTFPEELSLTLTDKGYLICVCRDITQRKKSERQLREALAKAEEVNELKSRLINLTSHEFRTPLTVIASSVGILKSFRDRLSPEQQAEHFNTIETYIQHTTELLDDILLINRSETKQLHYQPQQINIKDFCLHLVNHLQNTYGEYQIIFEINNESSLEEEQYNRLLDPKLLTQILTNLVSNSVKYSGVNSRIDVLLIVEAKNIILQVKDRGIGIPVNDQKYLFDTFYRGDNVGNIQGTGLGLPIVKECVNLCKGTITFTSVINQGTTFSINIPC; the protein is encoded by the coding sequence ATGATTGACTATCAACCCTTGACTGTTTCTCCGGGAACAAAACTCTCGGCAGTTATTGCTTTAATGAGTGAATGTAATAATCATTGTTCTCTACTCTCAAATTATAGTGATGAGTGTCAGAGATTTTCTCGTGGTAGTTGTGTTTTAGTGATTGAAAAAAATAAAGTAAAAGGAATAATTACAGAAAGAGATATTTTGCAATATAAGGCTTTAGGACTTGATTTATCAGAAACTAAGGCAAAAAAGGTGATGAGTAGCCCAGTTTTTTCTATTAGCCCTTCTGCGTCTTTATGGGAGTTGCAAAAACAAATGGAAACGAAAAAGGTTCGTCATTTGGTTTGTTGCAATAAAAGAGGGGAGTTAGTGGGGGTTGTTACTCAAACTTCTTTGTTGCGTTCTCTTAATCCTATCGAAATGACTAATGTAATAGAATTATTGCGCGATCGCATCTATAAATTAGAAAATCAATTAAAAGTTTTTGCCCAATTTGTGAATCATGAACAGAGTTTGGAAAAAATAAAGTCAGTAAATATACTGATGATCGAGGATAATGCCACCACTGTAGAAATACTTAAAAGACGTTTGGGCTTAGAGTCAGACTATAAATTTAATGTTATTCACTATTCAACTCTGAAAGAAGGAAAAGATGCTGTCACCGTTTATGGCAGAAACTATTTTAATTTGGTGATTTTAGATCTTAATTTGACGGACAGTCAAGGATTGAGTACCCTAGAAACATTCAAGGAGAACTTTCCGGAAATTGCCACTATTGTCCTAACTGCTGAATATCAAAAAAAAGTCGCTTTAAATGCGATTAAAAAAGGCGCGCAAGACTATCTGATAAAATCTATCTTTTTAGGACAAAAAAACATCGAGCAAGACTGCTTTATCTTACCACTTTTAACAGCGATCGAGAGACAAGAAAAAGAAAACCAAATTGAAAAACAAAATATTGAAATTTATCTTGCTAATGAAAAGTTAAAACATTCATTAAATGAAAATAAACAAATTAAAAAAACCTTAGAAGACTTTAATTTATTATTAAATAATCGGGTTAAACAAAAAACGTCTATTCTAAGAAAAATAGTAGATAAACTTAATCAAGAAATTAAAGAGAGAAAACAAATTGAAAAAAATCTAACTTTAAGTGAAAATAAACTGGATAGAATTATTAATGATGCTTCTGAAGGTATTTTAATTGTTGATTCAGAGGGGACTATTGTTTTTGCTAATGCTGAAGCCACAAGAATTTTACAAAAAGCAGATGAAAATATTATTGGGAATAAATTTGATATTCCGATTATTAATAATCAGCCTTTAGATTTAACATTAGTCGATAAAAATGGACAGCAATTATTTGAAGAGGTCAGAGTATCCTCCACAGAATGGGAAGGAAAATTAGCTAATTTAGTAATTTTGAGAAATGTTAGTGAACGCATAGAATATGAACAAAATCTTGCTGAAAATGAAGAAAAATTCCGCCAGTTAGCTGAGAATATAGAAGAAGTTTTCTATATTTTTGATATTCAAAAAAATCAGTTAATTTATCTCAGTTCTGTTTTTCAGAAAATTTGGGGTTTGTCACAACAAAAAGTTTTAAAAAATCCAGAAATATGGTTAAAATCTATTCATCCTTCAGATTACAAAAATTTAACTAATCATTGGTTAACAAACCCTACATTAATTTATGACCATTATCGAGAAAATACCGAGGTCGAATATAGAATTATTAGACCTGATAAAAAAATTCGTTGGATTAATCACAAAAGTTTTACCGTTAAAGATAAACGGGGTTCAATTTACCGCATCGTGGGCATTTTGACTGATATTACCGAGCTCCGTCAAACTCAAGAATATCTGCAACAGCTAAATCGAGAATTAGAAGATAAAGTTGATTTACATACTAGAGAGTTATTGAATTTTAAATCGGCTTTGGATCAATCGGCAATTGTAACAATTTCTGACCCCTATGGAAATATTACCTATGTTAATGATCAATTTTGCCAAATTTCTGGTTATTCCCAAGAAGAATTATTAGGACAAAATCATCGAATTGTAAACTCTCACTATCATCCTGACGAATTTTGGCAAGAGTTTTGGATGACTATTTCTCAAGGTAATATCTGGCGTGGAGAGGTAAAAAACATTAAGAAAAATGGTGGTTATTTTTGGGTTGATATGGTTGTTGTTCCTTTTTTTGATCACTATCAAGCTATCTCCCAATATATTGCTATTCGCTACGATATTACAGAGCGAAAAGAAGCTCAAGAAATTATTGAACGTAATTTAGCTACTTTTGATGTTGCCGCCGATGGTTTGGCAATTTTAGAGGGCGATCGCTATATATATATGAATAGATTACATTTAGAAATATTCGGTTATTCTAGCATTGAAGACTTACCCGAAAATAATTGGCGTTGTCTTTATGAAACCGATCAAATTAATCTTATTGAAACAGAGATTTTCCCTCTATTAATGGTAAATAAAAAATGGACAGGAGAAGCGATCGCAAAAAGGAAAGACGGTACAACTTTTCCTGAAGAATTATCTTTAACTCTTACTGATAAAGGTTATTTAATTTGTGTTTGCCGTGATATCACCCAAAGAAAAAAATCAGAAAGGCAATTGAGGGAAGCATTAGCTAAAGCCGAAGAAGTCAATGAATTGAAATCTCGACTAATTAACCTTACTAGCCATGAATTTCGCACTCCCTTAACGGTTATAGCCTCTTCTGTGGGCATCTTAAAGAGTTTTAGAGATAGACTTTCCCCTGAACAACAAGCAGAACACTTTAATACTATAGAAACTTATATTCAACATACCACTGAGTTACTCGACGATATATTATTAATTAATCGTTCAGAAACAAAACAATTACACTATCAACCCCAACAAATAAATATTAAGGATTTTTGTCTGCATCTAGTGAATCATTTACAAAATACCTATGGTGAATATCAAATCATATTTGAAATAAATAATGAATCATCCCTCGAAGAAGAGCAATATAATAGACTTTTAGATCCTAAATTACTAACTCAAATTTTGACGAATCTTGTGTCTAACAGTGTCAAATACTCTGGGGTTAATAGTCGTATCGATGTTTTACTGATTGTAGAGGCTAAAAATATTATCTTGCAGGTTAAAGATAGGGGTATTGGCATTCCCGTCAATGACCAAAAATATTTGTTTGATACTTTTTATCGTGGAGATAATGTAGGCAATATTCAAGGTACAGGATTAGGACTCCCTATCGTTAAGGAATGTGTTAACCTTTGCAAAGGCACTATTACTTTTACAAGTGTCATCAATCAGGGAACAACTTTTTCTATTAATATACCTTGTTAA